The proteins below are encoded in one region of Brassica napus cultivar Da-Ae chromosome A6, Da-Ae, whole genome shotgun sequence:
- the LOC106397267 gene encoding protein NRT1/ PTR FAMILY 2.10-like, producing MKSRVIHSHRERRDKHNYTQIETMERKPFDVETTEDHKPYSSVDGGGSDSVDSFEDEQKKLVYRGWKVMPFIIGNETFEKIGIIGTLSNLLVYLTSVFNLKSVTAATIINAFSGTINFGTFLAAFLCDTYFGRYKTLSVAVIACFLGSLVILLTAAVPGLHPIPCGTQSSCQGPSEGQIAFLLMGLALLVVGAGGIRPCNLAFGADQFNPKSESGKKGINSFFNWYFFTFTFAQIISLTLVVYIQSNVSWTIGLSIPVGLMFLACVIFFAGHKLYVKVKASGSPLAGIGHVIAAAIKKRGLKPVKQPWIDLYNHIPHDYANSTLKYTDQLRFLDKAAIMTPEDKLNSDGTASDPWKLCTMQKVEEVKCILRVIPIWFACAIYYLAISMQMTYPVFQALQSDRRLGSGGFKIPAATYVVFLMSGMTVFIIIYDRVLVPSLKRVTGLDTGITLLQRIGAGIFFAVLSLLVSGFIEERRRTFALTRPTLGSEPRTGEISSMSAMWLIPQLVLAGVAEAFAAIGQMEFYYKQFPENMKSFAGSIFYVGGGVSSYLASFLISTVHRTTEHSPTGNWLAEDLNKAKLDYFYFMLTGLMFVNFLYFLLMARWYRYKGTHDEVSYVVDTVDEETKQQDKNSV from the exons ATGAAGAGCAGAGTCATCCACAGCCATAGGGAGAGAAGAGATAAGCATAATTACACACAGATTGAAACAATGGAGAGAAAGCCCTTTGATGTTGAGACAACTGAGGATCACAAACCCTACTCCTCCGTCGATGGCGGTGGTTCTGATTCGGTCGATTCATTTGAAGACGAGCAGAAAAAGCTCGTTTATAGAGGCTGGAAAGTCATGCCCTTTATCATTG GTAATGAGACATTTGAGAAGATAGGGATCATTGGGACACTATCAAACCTTCTGGTGTACCTAACTTCAGTATTCAACCTTAAGAGTGTTACAGCTGCAACCATCATCAACGCCTTCAGTGGCACTATCAACTTCGGCACTTTCCTCGCTGCTTTCCTCTGCGACACTTACTTTGGTCGCTACAAGACTCTCTCTGTTGCTGTCATCGCCTGTTTTCTG GGATCGCTTGTGATACTACTGACGGCTGCAGTTCCAGGATTGCACCCCATTCCTTGTGGAACACAAAGTTCTTGCCAAGGCCCAAGCGAGGGCCAGATTGCGTTTCTTCTGATGGGTTTAGCGCTTCTTGTGGTGGGTGCTGGTGGAATCAGGCCGTGTAACTTGGCCTTTGGTGCTGACCAGTTCAACCCCAAGTCAGAATCTGGAAAGAAAGGAATCAACAGTTTCTTCAACTGGTACTTCTTCACTTTCACGTTCGCGCAGATCATCTCTCTCACGCTAGTTGTGTACATCCAGTCAAATGTGAGCTGGACCATCGGTTTGAGTATCCCTGTGGGTCTTATGTTCTTGGCCTGCGTCATTTTCTTTGCTGGTCACAAACTCTATGTGAAAGTGAAAGCCTCTGGTAGTCCATTGGCTGGTATAGGTCATGTTATAGCCGCAGCGATCAAGAAACGTGGCTTGAAGCCAGTTAAGCAGCCTTGGATCGATCTTTACAACCACATTCCTCATGACTATGCAAACTCTACTCTTAAATACACCGACCAGCTTAG GTTTCTAGACAAAGCAGCGATTATGACCCCTGAGGACAAGTTGAACTCGGATGGAACGGCTTCGGATCCATGGAAACTATGTACGATGCAGAAAGTGGAAGAAGTGAAATGCATTTTAAGAGTGATTCCAATCTGGTTCGCATGCGCCATTTACTACCTTGCAATAAGTATGCAAATGACTTATCCAGTCTTCCAAGCGCTCCAGAGCGACAGGAGATTAGGTTCAGGTGGCTTCAAGATTCCAGCCGCCACCTATGTCGTGTTCTTGATGTCTGGTATGACGGTTTTCATCATAATCTACGACCGTGTCCTCGTCCCCTCGCTCAAAAGAGTGACCGGTCTAGACACGGGGATAACACTCTTACAAAGAATAGGAGCTGGCATTTTCTTTGCGGTGTTGAGTTTATTGGTCTCCGGGTTCATAGAGGAACGTAGAAGAACCTTTGCGCTGACACGACCTACGCTGGGGTCGGAGCCTCGAACAGGAGAGATCTCCTCAATGTCAGCGATGTGGCTGATTCCGCAGCTGGTGCTTGCAGGGGTAGCAGAAGCTTTTGCAGCCATTGGGCAAATGGAGTTTTACTACAAGCAGTTTCCTGAAAACATGAAGAGCTTTGCGGGTTCTATCTTCTATGTCGGTGGAGGAGTTTCTAGCTACCTCGCTAGCTTCTTGATCTCGACTGTTCATAGAACAACTGAGCATTCACCTACGGGGAATTGGTTAGCTGAGGATCTGAACAAAGCGAAGCTGGACTACTTCTATTTCATGCTCACAGGACTCATGTTCGTTAACTTTCTTTACTTCTTGTTAATGGCTAGATGGTATAGATACAAAGGCACTCATGATGAAGTCAGTTATGTGGTTGACACTGTTGACGAAGAGACAAAGCAACAAGACAAGAACTCTGTCTGA
- the LOC106425541 gene encoding chloroplastic lipocalin isoform X3, whose protein sequence is MVSNIITSLSMTLVLPQSFTRPANTRIICSLENPTGSKEALRKHFVSGFAAILLLSQAGQGVALDLSSRYHNICQLGSASVEGNKPTLPLDDDPEAMMMMMMRGMTAKNFDPVRYSGRWFEVASLKRGFAGQGQEDCHCTQGVYTFDMKEPAIRVDTFCVHGSPDGYITGIRGKVQCVGAQDLEKTETDLEKQEMIKEKCYLRFPTIPFIPKLPYDVIATDYDNYALVSGAKDRSFVQVYSRTPNPGPEFIAKYKDYLAQFGYDPEKIKDTPQDCEVMSDGQLAAMMSMPGMEKTLTNQFPDLELRKSVQFDPFTSVFETLKKLVPLYFK, encoded by the exons ATGGTAAGTAACATCATAACTAGCCTGTCAATGACACTAGTTCTTCCTCAAAGCTTCACTCGACCTGCAAATACAAG AATTATATGTTCCTTGGAGAATCCCACTGGAAGCAAGGAGGCTTTGAGAAAGCATTTTGTTTCAGGCTTTGCTGCCATTTTGCTTCTCTCTCAGGCAGGCCAG GGTGTTGCCTTGGATCTCTCTTCACGTTATCACAACATCTGCCAACTGGGAAGTGCTTCTGTGGAAGGAAACAAGCCTACTCTTCCACTTGATGATGACCCGGaagcgatgatgatgatgatgatgagaggCATGACGGCTAAGAACTTTGACCCAGTTAGGTACTCTGGAAGATGGTTCGAAGTGGCTTCTCTTAAGCGTGGCTTTGCTGGTCAAGGCCAAGAAGATTGCCATTGTACACAG GGCGTATACACGTTTGATATGAAGGAACCAGCTATACGGGTGGATACGTTTTGTGTTCACGGTAGCCCTGATGGGTATATAACAGGAATCAGAGGAAAAGTTCAATGCGTTGGAGCACAAGACCTGGAGAAAACTGAGACTGACTTAGAAAAGCAAGAGATGATTAAAGAGAAATGTTACCTTCGATTTCCCACCATTCCTTTCATTCCTAAGTTGCCTTATGATGTCATAGCTACAGATTACGACAACTACGCTCTTGTTTCTGGAGCCAAAGACAGGAGCTTTGTTCAG GTATACTCAAGGACACCTAACCCGGGACCAGAGTTCATAGCCAAGTACAAAGACTATTTGGCACagtttggctacgacccggagaaaATAAAGGATACTCCACAGGACTGTGAAGTGATGTCTGATGGTCAGCTAGCTGCTATGATGTCCATGCCAGGTATGGAGAAAACGCTGACAAACCAGTTTCCAGATCTTGAATTAAGAAAGTCAGTCCAGTTTGATCCCTTCACTAGTGTGTTTGAAACTTTGAAGAAACTGGTCCCACTCTATTTCAAGTAG
- the LOC106425541 gene encoding chloroplastic lipocalin isoform X2 — protein MVSNIITSLSMTLVLPQSFTRPANTRRINSRSHYSDRIICSLENPTGSKEALRKHFVSGFAAILLLSQAGQGVALDLSSRYHNICQLGSASVEGNKPTLPLDDDPEAMMMMMMRGMTAKNFDPVRYSGRWFEVASLKRGFAGQGQEDCHCTQGVYTFDMKEPAIRVDTFCVHGSPDGYITGIRGKVQCVGAQDLEKTETDLEKQEMIKEKCYLRFPTIPFIPKLPYDVIATDYDNYALVSGAKDRSFVQVYSRTPNPGPEFIAKYKDYLAQFGYDPEKIKDTPQDCEVMSDGQLAAMMSMPGMEKTLTNQFPDLELRKSVQFDPFTSVFETLKKLVPLYFK, from the exons ATGGTAAGTAACATCATAACTAGCCTGTCAATGACACTAGTTCTTCCTCAAAGCTTCACTCGACCTGCAAATACAAG GAGGATCAACAGTAGATCTCATTATTCTGACAGAATTATATGTTCCTTGGAGAATCCCACTGGAAGCAAGGAGGCTTTGAGAAAGCATTTTGTTTCAGGCTTTGCTGCCATTTTGCTTCTCTCTCAGGCAGGCCAG GGTGTTGCCTTGGATCTCTCTTCACGTTATCACAACATCTGCCAACTGGGAAGTGCTTCTGTGGAAGGAAACAAGCCTACTCTTCCACTTGATGATGACCCGGaagcgatgatgatgatgatgatgagaggCATGACGGCTAAGAACTTTGACCCAGTTAGGTACTCTGGAAGATGGTTCGAAGTGGCTTCTCTTAAGCGTGGCTTTGCTGGTCAAGGCCAAGAAGATTGCCATTGTACACAG GGCGTATACACGTTTGATATGAAGGAACCAGCTATACGGGTGGATACGTTTTGTGTTCACGGTAGCCCTGATGGGTATATAACAGGAATCAGAGGAAAAGTTCAATGCGTTGGAGCACAAGACCTGGAGAAAACTGAGACTGACTTAGAAAAGCAAGAGATGATTAAAGAGAAATGTTACCTTCGATTTCCCACCATTCCTTTCATTCCTAAGTTGCCTTATGATGTCATAGCTACAGATTACGACAACTACGCTCTTGTTTCTGGAGCCAAAGACAGGAGCTTTGTTCAG GTATACTCAAGGACACCTAACCCGGGACCAGAGTTCATAGCCAAGTACAAAGACTATTTGGCACagtttggctacgacccggagaaaATAAAGGATACTCCACAGGACTGTGAAGTGATGTCTGATGGTCAGCTAGCTGCTATGATGTCCATGCCAGGTATGGAGAAAACGCTGACAAACCAGTTTCCAGATCTTGAATTAAGAAAGTCAGTCCAGTTTGATCCCTTCACTAGTGTGTTTGAAACTTTGAAGAAACTGGTCCCACTCTATTTCAAGTAG
- the LOC106425476 gene encoding dnaJ homolog subfamily B member 1, whose product MGMDYYNILKVNHNAREDDLKKAYKRLAMIWHPDKNPSARRDEAESKFKRISEAYDVLSDPQKRQIYDLYGEEGLKSGKIPSSSEASSSWRTPQFHHQHRPHPPNAASFRFNPRDADDIYAEIFGSEGGGGGHRTFRNGHFNTGRSSELRKAPAVENPLPCSLEDLCKGAKKKMRLSRNVYDASGKMRVVEEILPIEIKPGWKKGTKLTFPEKGNEEPGIIPADIIFVVEEKPHPVFKRDGNDLVFSQEITLLEALTGKSIDLITLDGRTLMIPLTDIINPDHEIVVPNEGMSISKEPGRKGNLRLKLNVRYPLKLTAEQKSELKRVLGGVL is encoded by the exons atgggtaTGGATTACTACAATATACTGAAGGTGAACCACAACGCGAGGGAGGATGATCTGAAGAAAGCTTACAAGCGTCTGGCCATGATCTGGCATCCCGACAAGAATCCTTCGGCAAGGCGAGACGAAGCAGAGTCCAAATTCAAACGGATCTCCGAGGCCTACGACGTTCTCTCCGACCCTCAGAAGCGCCAGATCTACGACCTTTACGGCGAGGAAGGCCTCAAATCTGGCAAAATCCCCTCTTCCTCGGAGGCTTCCTCCTCCTGGAGAACGCCGCAGTTTCACCACCAGCACAGGCCGCATCCGCCGAACGCCGCGTCCTTCCGTTTCAACCCTAGAGACGCAGATGATATCTACGCCGAGATCTTTGGTTCTgaaggcggaggaggaggacaCAGAACGTTCAGGAACGGTCATTTCAACACGGGTCGTAGCAGTGAGCTTAGGAAAGCTCCAGCTGTTGAGAATCCCTTGCCCTGTAGTTTGGAGGATCTCTGCAAAGGTGCCAAGAAGAAGATGCGCTTATCCAGAAACGTTTACGATGCTTCTGG taaaATGAGGGTCGTGGAGGAAATATTGCCCATAGAAATAAAACCAGGTTGGAAGAAAGGCACGAAGCTCACTTTCCCTGAGAAAGGCAACGAAGAGCCTGGAATCATACCGGCAGATATCATCTTCGTGGTTGAAGAGAAGCCGCACCCTGTTTTCAAGCGTGACGGAAACGACCTTGTGTTCAGTCAGGAGATCACTCTACTTGAAGCACTCACTGGTAAGTCTATTGACCTGATCACGCTTGATGGAAGGACCCTCATGATCCCTCTAACCGATATCATCAACCCTGATCACGAGATTGTGGTTCCGAACGAAGGAATGTCTATCTCTAAAGAACCTGGGAGAAAAGGTAACCTGAGATTGAAGCTTAACGTGAGATATCCGTTGAAGCTGACGGCGGAGCAGAAATCCGAGCTGAAGAGAGTTCTTGGTGGGGTTTTATGA
- the LOC106425541 gene encoding chloroplastic lipocalin isoform X1 — protein MVSNIITSLSMTLVLPQSFTRPANTRCSVVRRINSRSHYSDRIICSLENPTGSKEALRKHFVSGFAAILLLSQAGQGVALDLSSRYHNICQLGSASVEGNKPTLPLDDDPEAMMMMMMRGMTAKNFDPVRYSGRWFEVASLKRGFAGQGQEDCHCTQGVYTFDMKEPAIRVDTFCVHGSPDGYITGIRGKVQCVGAQDLEKTETDLEKQEMIKEKCYLRFPTIPFIPKLPYDVIATDYDNYALVSGAKDRSFVQVYSRTPNPGPEFIAKYKDYLAQFGYDPEKIKDTPQDCEVMSDGQLAAMMSMPGMEKTLTNQFPDLELRKSVQFDPFTSVFETLKKLVPLYFK, from the exons ATGGTAAGTAACATCATAACTAGCCTGTCAATGACACTAGTTCTTCCTCAAAGCTTCACTCGACCTGCAAATACAAG ATGCTCTGTGGTTAGGAGGATCAACAGTAGATCTCATTATTCTGACAGAATTATATGTTCCTTGGAGAATCCCACTGGAAGCAAGGAGGCTTTGAGAAAGCATTTTGTTTCAGGCTTTGCTGCCATTTTGCTTCTCTCTCAGGCAGGCCAG GGTGTTGCCTTGGATCTCTCTTCACGTTATCACAACATCTGCCAACTGGGAAGTGCTTCTGTGGAAGGAAACAAGCCTACTCTTCCACTTGATGATGACCCGGaagcgatgatgatgatgatgatgagaggCATGACGGCTAAGAACTTTGACCCAGTTAGGTACTCTGGAAGATGGTTCGAAGTGGCTTCTCTTAAGCGTGGCTTTGCTGGTCAAGGCCAAGAAGATTGCCATTGTACACAG GGCGTATACACGTTTGATATGAAGGAACCAGCTATACGGGTGGATACGTTTTGTGTTCACGGTAGCCCTGATGGGTATATAACAGGAATCAGAGGAAAAGTTCAATGCGTTGGAGCACAAGACCTGGAGAAAACTGAGACTGACTTAGAAAAGCAAGAGATGATTAAAGAGAAATGTTACCTTCGATTTCCCACCATTCCTTTCATTCCTAAGTTGCCTTATGATGTCATAGCTACAGATTACGACAACTACGCTCTTGTTTCTGGAGCCAAAGACAGGAGCTTTGTTCAG GTATACTCAAGGACACCTAACCCGGGACCAGAGTTCATAGCCAAGTACAAAGACTATTTGGCACagtttggctacgacccggagaaaATAAAGGATACTCCACAGGACTGTGAAGTGATGTCTGATGGTCAGCTAGCTGCTATGATGTCCATGCCAGGTATGGAGAAAACGCTGACAAACCAGTTTCCAGATCTTGAATTAAGAAAGTCAGTCCAGTTTGATCCCTTCACTAGTGTGTTTGAAACTTTGAAGAAACTGGTCCCACTCTATTTCAAGTAG